The Streptomyces sp. NBC_01426 genome includes a region encoding these proteins:
- a CDS encoding winged helix-turn-helix domain-containing protein, giving the protein MTLPLEDDSRPPYLQAAEVLRAGIQTGEYARGSRLPSARVLQARFGVSSSTVQNALRVLKQEGIVYSVLGRGSYVSTTHPGLPPAPRTESSPVANDVIDEEHDPRPPYVRTADLLREEIRSGSFEPGGRLPSARELQDRFGIANSTAQNAVRVLKREGLVYAVKGKGVFIRRSARQDAPHPGETDHSAQPGFHARPRTDEELAADLAAAEQRLARAADAYTAAGAQLDALTREALRRGMPMPTAARPGSQPLSPRVGV; this is encoded by the coding sequence ATGACATTGCCGCTGGAAGACGATTCGAGGCCGCCCTATCTCCAGGCGGCCGAGGTGCTGCGCGCCGGGATCCAGACCGGGGAGTACGCCCGCGGGAGCCGACTGCCGTCGGCGCGGGTACTTCAGGCGCGGTTCGGAGTCTCCAGCTCGACGGTGCAAAACGCGCTGCGGGTCTTGAAGCAGGAAGGCATCGTCTACTCCGTGCTCGGGCGGGGCAGCTACGTCAGCACCACACACCCCGGCCTCCCGCCGGCGCCCCGGACGGAGTCCTCCCCCGTCGCCAACGACGTGATCGACGAGGAACACGACCCCAGACCCCCCTACGTCCGTACGGCAGACCTGCTCAGGGAGGAGATTCGGTCCGGCAGCTTCGAACCGGGCGGGCGGCTTCCCTCCGCGCGCGAACTCCAAGACCGCTTCGGGATCGCCAACTCGACCGCACAGAACGCGGTGCGCGTGCTCAAACGCGAGGGCCTGGTCTACGCGGTCAAGGGCAAGGGCGTGTTCATCCGCCGCTCCGCACGGCAGGACGCGCCCCACCCGGGTGAGACGGACCATTCAGCACAGCCTGGCTTTCACGCGCGACCGCGAACCGATGAAGAACTCGCCGCAGACCTGGCCGCCGCCGAGCAACGTCTCGCGCGCGCCGCCGACGCCTACACCGCGGCTGGTGCCCAGCTCGACGCCCTCACCCGCGAGGCCCTGCGCCGCGGCATGCCCATGCCGACCGCAGCGCGACCGGGTTCGCAACCCCTCTCACCCCGCGTCGGGGTCTGA